A portion of the Streptomyces sp. NBC_00376 genome contains these proteins:
- a CDS encoding serine/threonine-protein kinase, producing MQSLTPQDPRAIGAYRLLGRLGAGGMGQVYLARSDRGRTVAIKLVRGELAEEQEFRDRFRHEVRAARQVGSVWTAPVLDADTEAAVPWVATGYVAGPSLHATVTGRARTPEGAASGAYGPLPERSVHILGAGLAHALQDIHAAGIVHRDLKPSNILLTIDGPRVIDFGIARALDTVIDGAVTRTGALVGSPGFMSPEQVRGERVTPACDVFCLGSVLAYASTGRLPFGPSDSNPHAQMFRIAQEEPDLTGVPVDLVELVRDCLHKDPAARPTTDAILERLADGDTAEPWLPGALIAQLGRHAVELLDSEDPEESPAEAAPQEPQTPPAPAASPEPAPPTPAPMPTLTPPTHVPTPTPAPTAVPTPAPAYGYPPHPGQGFGPQQPPAGYGYPPQQQYHQQQPGFGSTPPYGPGPGYPTAPQQPAPEPARRRRGSTIALIAVALLVAVGAGGSVYALMNGKPVGPTPGPTGSAPPTDTSSDSPGTDDPSSPDPSPSDGKKNSDGSIPSGYLGTWSGSIENAAGHSTRKLVIQQGTVGQSVLTLTADGPLDTGGTYHCVFQAELTTEPAPGGPVEVGPSTVTVGEPMTSCTAGKATTLTLLPDGSLRRENNDNGEQLTYTKDD from the coding sequence ATGCAGAGCCTGACGCCACAGGATCCGCGTGCCATCGGCGCGTACCGGCTGCTGGGCCGTCTCGGCGCCGGCGGCATGGGCCAGGTCTATCTGGCCCGGTCCGACCGCGGCCGCACCGTAGCGATCAAGCTGGTACGGGGCGAACTCGCCGAGGAGCAGGAGTTCCGCGACCGCTTCCGCCACGAGGTACGGGCCGCCCGCCAGGTCGGATCCGTCTGGACCGCCCCCGTGCTGGACGCCGACACCGAGGCCGCCGTGCCCTGGGTCGCCACCGGCTACGTCGCCGGCCCCTCCCTGCACGCCACCGTCACCGGCCGTGCGCGCACCCCCGAGGGGGCGGCCTCCGGCGCGTACGGTCCCCTGCCGGAACGTTCGGTCCACATCCTGGGGGCCGGTCTCGCCCACGCCCTCCAGGACATCCACGCCGCCGGGATCGTCCACCGCGACCTCAAGCCCTCCAACATCCTGCTGACGATCGACGGGCCGCGCGTCATCGACTTCGGCATAGCCCGCGCACTGGACACCGTCATCGACGGCGCCGTCACCCGTACCGGGGCCCTGGTCGGATCGCCCGGTTTCATGTCGCCCGAGCAGGTGCGGGGCGAGCGGGTCACCCCGGCGTGCGACGTGTTCTGTCTCGGCTCGGTACTGGCGTACGCCTCGACCGGCCGGCTTCCGTTCGGGCCGTCCGACAGCAACCCGCACGCGCAGATGTTCCGGATCGCGCAGGAGGAACCGGACCTGACCGGCGTTCCCGTGGACCTCGTCGAACTGGTCCGGGACTGCCTGCACAAGGACCCGGCCGCCCGTCCGACGACGGACGCGATCCTGGAGCGCCTGGCCGACGGCGACACGGCGGAACCCTGGCTCCCGGGCGCCCTGATAGCCCAACTCGGCCGTCATGCGGTGGAGTTGCTGGACTCCGAGGACCCGGAGGAGAGCCCGGCGGAGGCCGCGCCCCAGGAGCCACAGACGCCCCCGGCGCCCGCCGCATCCCCGGAGCCCGCGCCGCCCACGCCCGCGCCCATGCCGACGCTCACCCCTCCCACGCACGTCCCCACGCCCACGCCCGCCCCCACGGCTGTCCCCACGCCCGCCCCCGCCTACGGATACCCGCCGCACCCCGGCCAGGGCTTCGGCCCCCAGCAGCCCCCCGCCGGCTACGGATACCCGCCGCAGCAGCAGTACCACCAGCAGCAGCCCGGATTCGGCAGCACGCCCCCCTACGGCCCCGGCCCCGGCTACCCCACCGCTCCGCAGCAGCCCGCCCCCGAACCGGCCCGGCGCCGGAGGGGCTCGACCATCGCGCTCATCGCCGTCGCCCTGCTCGTCGCGGTAGGGGCGGGCGGATCCGTCTACGCGCTCATGAACGGCAAGCCGGTGGGACCCACCCCGGGCCCCACCGGCTCCGCGCCCCCCACGGACACCTCGTCGGACTCCCCCGGGACCGACGACCCGTCCTCGCCGGACCCCTCCCCCAGCGACGGCAAGAAGAACAGCGACGGCTCCATCCCGTCCGGCTACCTCGGCACCTGGTCGGGCTCCATCGAGAACGCGGCCGGCCACTCCACCAGGAAGCTCGTCATCCAGCAGGGAACGGTCGGACAGAGCGTCCTCACCCTCACCGCGGACGGCCCGCTCGACACCGGCGGCACCTACCACTGCGTCTTCCAGGCCGAGCTGACCACGGAGCCGGCCCCGGGCGGCCCCGTCGAGGTCGGCCCCTCCACGGTCACGGTGGGCGAGCCCATGACGTCCTGCACGGCGGGCAAGGCCACCACGCTCACCCTGCTCCCGGACGGTTCGCTGCGCCGCGAGAACAACGACAACGGCGAGCAGCTCACGTACACGAAGGACGACTGA
- a CDS encoding SLATT domain-containing protein — MSQPEKQPEGPPRNEPGPAGSDSRARGRDLTGTPFPLGDWGEPADRLDELYRWVEADALRTADWYLNDRVRKRRGARALRIGTALGTVAGTALPLLDLTGALPGAAGWGYLSLLLGAACMACDRYFGLTSGWIRDLATAQAVQRRLQVLQFDWASECVREVLGPTEGTASEAAERCLGVLRRFSEDVMELVRTETADWMVEFRAGPAPMGLQALSSGSGNGGRPDQGVLSGRFPLQTMTRPNMPRQRPPESPR, encoded by the coding sequence GTGAGTCAGCCGGAGAAGCAGCCCGAAGGGCCGCCCCGCAACGAGCCCGGTCCGGCCGGCTCGGACTCCCGCGCACGGGGCCGGGATCTGACCGGTACGCCATTCCCGCTCGGCGACTGGGGCGAACCCGCCGACCGCCTCGACGAGTTGTACCGCTGGGTCGAGGCGGACGCGCTGCGCACCGCCGACTGGTACCTGAACGACCGGGTGCGCAAGCGCCGGGGCGCCAGGGCGCTGCGGATCGGCACCGCGCTCGGGACGGTCGCGGGCACCGCGCTGCCGCTGCTCGATCTGACCGGGGCGCTGCCCGGGGCGGCGGGCTGGGGCTATCTGTCGCTGCTGCTGGGCGCCGCGTGCATGGCGTGCGACCGGTACTTCGGCCTCACCTCGGGCTGGATAAGGGACCTCGCCACCGCCCAGGCCGTGCAGCGGCGCCTCCAAGTGCTGCAGTTCGACTGGGCGTCGGAGTGCGTACGGGAGGTGCTCGGCCCGACCGAGGGGACGGCCAGCGAGGCGGCCGAACGGTGCCTGGGGGTGCTGCGGCGGTTCTCGGAGGACGTCATGGAGCTGGTGCGCACCGAGACCGCGGACTGGATGGTGGAGTTCCGGGCCGGGCCCGCGCCGATGGGGCTGCAGGCGCTGTCGTCGGGCTCGGGGAACGGCGGGCGTCCGGATCAGGGGGTGCTGTCGGGGCGGTTCCCGCTCCAGACGATGACCCGGCCGAACATGCCGCGCCAGCGCCCGCCGGAGTCACCGCGATGA
- a CDS encoding YbaB/EbfC family nucleoid-associated protein — MIPGGGQPNMQQLLQQAQKMQQDLAAAQEELARTEVEGQAGGGLVKATVTGSGELRNLVIDPKAVDPEDTETLADLVVAAVQAANENAQQLQQQKLGPLAQGLGGMPGLPF; from the coding sequence GTGATTCCCGGTGGTGGTCAGCCCAATATGCAGCAACTGCTGCAGCAGGCCCAGAAGATGCAGCAGGATCTCGCCGCGGCCCAGGAGGAACTGGCCAGGACCGAGGTCGAGGGCCAGGCGGGTGGCGGTCTCGTGAAGGCGACCGTGACCGGTTCCGGCGAGCTCCGCAATCTGGTGATCGACCCGAAGGCCGTCGACCCGGAGGACACCGAGACGCTCGCCGACCTCGTCGTCGCCGCGGTCCAGGCGGCGAACGAGAACGCGCAGCAGCTCCAGCAGCAGAAGCTGGGCCCGCTGGCCCAGGGCCTGGGCGGCATGCCCGGCCTCCCCTTCTGA
- a CDS encoding GntR family transcriptional regulator has product MCASGAVTRSTLRQQIADALRDEVLAGRLQPGREFTVKQIAEQYGVSATPVREALFDLSAQGLLESDQHRGFRVREFTVADYRSLVEARSLVIDGVIRGVFFGPGPSPTQLAGYRDCLVSVRRRAQEAARAALGGDLDILIGYDLRFWRELGVLVGNTYINDFLHRLRVQAWVFAVPYLRHDARARDWLWHGHPDLVAAITLGDHDAVRAVMDDYSAHALNWADRLAAGELEHPGRGGPEPVAGTPEP; this is encoded by the coding sequence ATGTGCGCGAGCGGAGCTGTGACCCGCAGCACGTTGCGGCAGCAGATCGCGGACGCGCTGCGTGACGAAGTGCTCGCCGGGCGTCTGCAGCCGGGGCGGGAATTCACGGTCAAGCAGATCGCCGAGCAGTACGGCGTCTCGGCCACGCCGGTGCGCGAGGCGCTCTTCGACCTCTCCGCGCAGGGGCTGCTGGAGTCGGACCAGCACCGGGGCTTCCGGGTACGGGAATTCACCGTCGCCGACTACCGGTCGCTGGTCGAGGCCCGCAGCCTGGTCATCGACGGAGTCATCCGCGGGGTCTTCTTCGGCCCCGGGCCCTCGCCCACGCAACTGGCGGGGTACCGGGACTGCCTGGTCTCCGTGCGCCGCAGGGCCCAGGAGGCGGCGCGGGCGGCGCTGGGCGGCGACCTCGACATCCTCATCGGCTACGACCTGCGGTTCTGGCGCGAGCTGGGCGTGCTGGTGGGCAACACCTACATCAACGACTTCCTGCACCGACTGCGCGTCCAGGCCTGGGTGTTCGCGGTGCCGTACCTGCGCCATGACGCAAGGGCCCGGGACTGGCTCTGGCACGGTCATCCGGACCTGGTCGCGGCGATCACCCTCGGCGACCACGACGCGGTGCGCGCGGTGATGGACGACTACAGCGCGCACGCGCTGAACTGGGCGGACCGGCTCGCGGCCGGTGAGCTCGAGCATCCGGGGCGCGGCGGGCCGGAGCCGGTCGCGGGTACGCCGGAGCCGTAG
- a CDS encoding LamG domain-containing protein → MAAPGAAVAVDNLPPLQPVAADLNTESEPCAAGEGRPYVPAAPRVTAVLNDPVEDDVPGEGNLVDAEFEVWWKDASGTEQRRRYSPVGLLPSGARAGWQLPSDLPPWTVISWRVRADDGKAVSPWSAADDSGAGCEFVIDDESPAKPTVVSAEYPEDVFWSDGVGVYGTFRFDSPSDDVVGYTYRFLGGSNETVKADGPDGSAEIRFMPTSSGSGRVEVYASDRSGRRSPSTTYDFFVKEGRAPVGQWKLSDPAGSTSAEATSGPAARAGAGVAFGGPAPSGTSVTSTATLDGTGYGFLTPAAPVVGAGKTFAVGGWVRPAALDHDMTITSQDAGTAAGFTLGVRTGDGEPVWSFGTGGARVQGGRPETGEWAYVLGLYDAETGLAHLYVNGQEAGIATEATPSTVTGDFQIGRARGKNGYRDRWQGEIGDVRAYDRVVVPAEVAQLARRIPQERGHWALETGPGGLSPEVHGGAPLKLAAGASIYNVPADACDPAADPECEPVAGRDPLVGEGHLELDGAGGYAATDSPVVDTGDSFTIGAVVRFADREPAHPMTVLSQGGEHGDAFKVRYVPATHTFELVMSHADAQGAEETVTGRKQMPNNAVSRGNKIAVVYDDGSDRITLYVDGQASAGAAFHSAWTSTGGLQVGRSRTADGWGEYLHGSVDEVQVYSGALSERAVAMLGHGVEPCLGC, encoded by the coding sequence ATGGCCGCACCCGGCGCAGCCGTGGCCGTGGACAATCTGCCGCCGCTCCAGCCGGTCGCCGCAGATCTGAACACCGAGTCGGAGCCATGTGCCGCGGGGGAGGGCCGCCCATACGTACCGGCGGCGCCGCGGGTGACCGCAGTGCTGAACGACCCGGTGGAGGACGACGTTCCTGGGGAGGGGAACCTCGTCGACGCCGAGTTCGAGGTGTGGTGGAAGGACGCGAGCGGAACCGAGCAGCGCCGGAGATACAGCCCCGTGGGGCTTCTGCCCTCAGGGGCGCGCGCGGGGTGGCAGTTGCCCTCCGACCTTCCGCCGTGGACGGTGATCTCCTGGCGGGTGCGGGCCGACGACGGCAAGGCCGTCTCGCCGTGGAGCGCGGCCGACGACAGCGGAGCGGGCTGTGAGTTCGTGATCGACGACGAGAGCCCGGCGAAGCCCACGGTCGTCTCGGCCGAGTATCCGGAGGATGTGTTCTGGTCGGACGGTGTCGGGGTCTACGGGACGTTCCGTTTCGATTCGCCGTCCGATGACGTCGTCGGCTACACGTACCGCTTTCTCGGCGGTTCGAACGAGACGGTGAAAGCGGACGGGCCGGACGGTTCGGCGGAGATCCGCTTCATGCCGACGTCGTCGGGGTCCGGCAGGGTCGAGGTGTATGCGAGCGACCGCTCGGGGCGCCGCAGCCCGAGCACGACCTACGACTTCTTCGTGAAGGAGGGGCGCGCCCCGGTCGGGCAGTGGAAGCTGTCCGACCCGGCCGGTTCCACGTCCGCCGAAGCGACCTCGGGGCCCGCGGCCCGTGCCGGAGCGGGGGTCGCCTTCGGCGGGCCGGCGCCTTCGGGCACCTCGGTGACGTCCACGGCGACGCTGGACGGGACGGGGTACGGCTTCCTGACACCTGCGGCACCGGTCGTCGGGGCGGGAAAGACCTTCGCGGTCGGCGGATGGGTCCGGCCCGCGGCGTTGGACCATGACATGACGATCACCAGCCAGGACGCGGGTACCGCTGCCGGCTTCACTCTCGGGGTCCGGACCGGCGACGGTGAGCCGGTCTGGTCGTTCGGCACCGGCGGCGCGCGTGTCCAGGGGGGCCGCCCGGAGACCGGTGAATGGGCGTATGTGCTCGGACTGTACGACGCCGAGACGGGGCTGGCGCACCTGTACGTGAACGGGCAGGAGGCGGGCATCGCCACCGAGGCCACGCCTTCGACGGTCACCGGTGACTTCCAGATCGGCCGGGCTCGCGGCAAGAACGGCTACCGGGATCGCTGGCAGGGCGAGATCGGTGACGTCCGTGCGTACGACCGGGTCGTCGTTCCCGCGGAGGTGGCGCAGCTTGCCCGCCGTATCCCGCAGGAGCGGGGGCACTGGGCCCTGGAGACCGGGCCCGGAGGCCTGAGCCCGGAGGTCCACGGTGGTGCGCCGCTGAAGCTCGCGGCGGGTGCTTCGATCTACAACGTGCCGGCCGATGCCTGCGACCCGGCTGCCGACCCGGAGTGCGAACCGGTCGCGGGCCGGGACCCGCTCGTGGGCGAAGGGCACCTGGAACTCGACGGGGCCGGTGGTTACGCCGCGACGGACAGCCCGGTCGTCGACACCGGCGACAGCTTCACCATCGGTGCGGTGGTCCGCTTCGCGGACCGGGAGCCCGCGCATCCCATGACCGTGCTCTCGCAGGGCGGTGAGCACGGCGACGCGTTCAAGGTGCGGTACGTGCCCGCGACGCACACGTTCGAGCTCGTGATGAGCCATGCGGATGCGCAGGGGGCGGAGGAGACGGTGACCGGACGCAAGCAGATGCCCAACAACGCTGTATCGCGGGGGAACAAGATCGCGGTCGTGTACGACGACGGTTCGGACCGGATCACTCTGTATGTGGACGGACAGGCAAGCGCCGGCGCGGCCTTCCACTCGGCCTGGACGAGCACCGGCGGCCTCCAGGTGGGGCGCAGCCGCACGGCCGACGGGTGGGGCGAGTACCTGCACGGTTCGGTCGACGAGGTGCAGGTCTACTCCGGGGCGTTGAGCGAGCGAGCCGTGGCGATGCTCGGGCACGGCGTGGAGCCCTGCCTCGGCTGCTGA
- a CDS encoding aspartate aminotransferase family protein, which produces MTPHAPHAPHVDPAAGAAVKAADRAHVFHSWSAQGLIDPLAVAGAEGAYFWDYDGNRYLDFTSGLVYTNIGYQHPTVVAAIQEQAGKLATFAPAFAIEARSEAARLIAERTPGDLDKIFFTNGGAEAVENAVRMARLHTGRSKVLSAYRSYHGATSTAINLTGDPRRWPSDNGSAGVVRFWAPFLYRSPFHAETEAEECARALQHLEDTLAFEGPGTIAAIILETIPGTAGIMTPPPGYLAGVREICDRYGIVFILDEVMAGFGRTGKWFAADHFDVVPDLMTFAKGVNSGYVPLGGVAISAEIAATFETRAYPGGLTYSGHPLACAAAVATIHVMEDEKVIENAAHIGETVLGPGLRELAERHPSVGEVRGLGAFWALDLVRNKETREPLVPYNAAGEANAPMAAFGAAAKKNGLWPFINMNRTHAVPACNITEAEAKEGLAALDAALSVADEHTA; this is translated from the coding sequence ATGACCCCTCATGCCCCGCATGCACCGCATGTCGACCCCGCTGCCGGTGCGGCCGTGAAGGCCGCCGACCGCGCGCACGTGTTCCACTCCTGGTCCGCCCAGGGCCTGATCGACCCGCTCGCCGTCGCCGGCGCCGAGGGGGCGTACTTCTGGGACTACGACGGCAACCGCTACCTGGACTTCACCAGCGGTCTCGTCTACACCAACATCGGTTACCAGCACCCCACCGTCGTCGCCGCGATCCAGGAGCAGGCGGGCAAGCTCGCCACCTTCGCCCCCGCGTTCGCGATCGAGGCGCGCTCCGAGGCCGCACGCCTCATCGCCGAGCGCACCCCCGGCGACCTGGACAAGATCTTCTTCACCAACGGCGGTGCCGAGGCCGTCGAGAACGCCGTCCGGATGGCCCGGCTGCACACCGGCCGTTCGAAGGTGCTCTCCGCCTACCGCTCGTACCACGGCGCCACCTCCACCGCGATCAACCTGACCGGTGACCCGCGCCGCTGGCCGTCCGACAACGGCTCGGCGGGCGTCGTCCGCTTCTGGGCGCCGTTCCTCTACCGCTCGCCGTTCCACGCCGAGACCGAGGCCGAGGAGTGTGCCCGCGCGCTCCAGCACCTTGAGGACACCCTCGCCTTCGAGGGCCCCGGCACCATAGCCGCGATCATCCTGGAGACGATCCCCGGCACCGCGGGCATCATGACGCCGCCGCCCGGCTACCTCGCGGGCGTCCGCGAGATCTGCGACCGGTACGGCATCGTCTTCATCCTCGACGAGGTCATGGCCGGTTTCGGCCGCACCGGCAAGTGGTTCGCCGCCGACCACTTCGACGTGGTGCCGGACCTGATGACCTTCGCCAAGGGCGTCAACTCCGGTTATGTGCCGCTCGGCGGCGTCGCGATCTCCGCCGAGATCGCCGCGACCTTCGAGACCCGCGCCTACCCGGGCGGACTCACGTACTCCGGTCACCCGCTGGCCTGCGCGGCCGCCGTCGCCACCATTCACGTGATGGAGGACGAGAAGGTCATCGAGAACGCCGCCCACATCGGCGAGACGGTCCTCGGCCCCGGCCTGCGCGAACTCGCCGAGCGCCACCCGTCGGTCGGCGAGGTCCGCGGCCTCGGCGCGTTCTGGGCGCTGGACCTGGTCCGCAACAAGGAGACCCGCGAGCCGCTGGTCCCGTACAACGCGGCGGGCGAGGCCAACGCGCCGATGGCGGCCTTCGGTGCCGCGGCCAAGAAGAACGGCCTGTGGCCCTTCATCAACATGAACCGCACGCACGCCGTTCCGGCCTGCAACATCACCGAGGCCGAGGCCAAGGAGGGCCTCGCTGCCCTCGACGCGGCGCTCTCGGTCGCGGACGAGCACACAGCGTGA
- a CDS encoding aspartate-semialdehyde dehydrogenase, with protein MTARRPSLAVVGATGAIGGVMLQILSQHADVWGEVKLIASPRSAGRKLVVRGEESEVLQLTEEVFDDVDVALFLVPDEVSAQWAPIAAAKGTVVIDDSAAFRLDADVPLVVPEINPHAARIRPRGIVASPNCTTLALIVAVGALHAEFGVRELVVSSYQAVSGAGRDGVAALREQLSMVAGTELGTKPGDVRRALGDAEGSPFAAPVALNVVPWAGTEAGDGWSSEEMAIREECRKILDLPGLRIAATCVYVPVIATHSMSVHARFENEIEVDRANEILATAPGVVLYDSPAAGDFPTPSDVVGTDPTWVGRVRRSLDDPRGLELFVCGDNLRKGAALNVAQIAESVAAEFPRS; from the coding sequence ATGACCGCGCGCCGTCCTTCGCTCGCGGTCGTCGGAGCGACCGGGGCGATCGGCGGCGTCATGCTCCAGATCCTTTCGCAGCACGCGGATGTCTGGGGCGAGGTGAAGCTGATCGCCTCGCCGCGCTCGGCCGGCCGCAAGCTGGTCGTGCGCGGCGAGGAGAGCGAGGTCCTCCAGCTCACCGAGGAGGTCTTCGACGACGTCGACGTGGCGCTCTTCCTGGTGCCCGACGAGGTCTCCGCGCAGTGGGCGCCGATCGCCGCCGCCAAGGGCACGGTCGTCATCGACGACTCGGCCGCGTTCCGGCTGGACGCGGACGTTCCGCTGGTGGTGCCCGAGATCAATCCGCACGCCGCACGGATCCGGCCACGCGGCATCGTCGCGAGCCCGAACTGCACGACGCTCGCACTGATCGTCGCGGTCGGAGCGCTGCACGCCGAATTCGGCGTACGGGAACTGGTCGTCTCCTCGTACCAGGCGGTGAGCGGGGCGGGCCGGGACGGTGTCGCCGCGCTGCGCGAACAGCTGTCGATGGTCGCCGGTACGGAACTGGGCACGAAGCCGGGGGACGTGCGCAGGGCCCTGGGGGATGCGGAAGGCAGCCCCTTCGCCGCCCCGGTCGCCCTCAACGTGGTGCCCTGGGCCGGGACCGAGGCCGGGGACGGCTGGTCCTCGGAGGAGATGGCGATCCGCGAGGAGTGCCGCAAGATCCTGGACCTGCCGGGCCTGCGGATCGCGGCGACCTGTGTGTACGTACCCGTCATCGCGACGCACTCGATGTCCGTGCATGCCCGGTTCGAGAACGAGATCGAGGTCGACCGGGCCAACGAGATCCTGGCGACGGCACCGGGCGTGGTGCTGTACGACAGCCCGGCGGCGGGGGACTTCCCGACACCGTCCGACGTCGTCGGCACCGATCCGACCTGGGTCGGACGAGTGCGCAGGTCACTGGACGATCCCCGGGGTCTGGAACTCTTCGTCTGCGGCGACAACCTCCGCAAGGGGGCGGCGTTGAACGTGGCACAGATCGCCGAATCGGTGGCCGCGGAGTTCCCCCGGTCCTGA
- a CDS encoding DUF5063 domain-containing protein, giving the protein MSDATLNSVTQDPDDFAVQIADQIKTFIVAVTEVSKVEEPEEAVPVLLLQVSQLLLAGGRLGAYEDIVPDERYEPDLGAEPDADGLRERFAALLEPIDVYSEVFDPYEPRKAPVPARISDDLADLVTDLRHGLAHYEEDRTTEALWWWQFSYFSNWGSTASATLRALQSLIAHIRLNQPLQELDGLDTDTETLDDDLAEEAGRVMAEEIAGPLGLRPVQ; this is encoded by the coding sequence ATGTCTGACGCCACGCTGAACTCCGTCACGCAGGACCCTGACGACTTCGCCGTCCAGATCGCCGACCAGATCAAGACGTTCATCGTCGCGGTCACCGAGGTGTCCAAGGTCGAGGAGCCCGAGGAGGCCGTCCCCGTCCTGCTGCTCCAGGTCTCCCAGCTCCTGCTGGCGGGCGGCCGGCTCGGCGCGTACGAGGACATCGTCCCCGACGAGCGCTACGAGCCGGACCTGGGCGCCGAGCCGGACGCCGACGGGCTGCGCGAGCGGTTCGCCGCCCTGCTGGAGCCGATCGACGTCTACTCCGAGGTCTTCGACCCGTACGAGCCCCGCAAGGCCCCGGTCCCGGCCCGGATCTCGGACGACCTGGCCGACCTGGTCACCGACCTGCGCCACGGCCTGGCCCACTACGAGGAGGACCGCACCACCGAGGCGCTGTGGTGGTGGCAGTTCTCCTACTTCTCCAACTGGGGCTCCACCGCCTCCGCCACCCTGCGCGCCCTCCAGTCCCTGATCGCCCACATCCGCCTCAACCAGCCCCTCCAGGAGCTGGACGGCCTGGACACCGACACGGAGACCCTCGACGACGACCTCGCCGAGGAGGCCGGCCGGGTGATGGCCGAGGAGATCGCGGGACCGCTGGGGCTGCGGCCGGTGCAGTAG
- the recR gene encoding recombination mediator RecR — translation MYEGVVQDLIDELGRLPGVGPKSAQRIAFHILQAEPTDVRRLAHALLEVKDKVRFCSVCGNVAQQEQCNICRDARRDPSVICVVEEPKDVVAIERTREFRGRYHVLGGAISPIEGVGPDDLRIRELLARLADGSITELILATDPNLEGEATATYLARMVKPMGLRVTRLASGLPVGGDLEYADEVTLGRAFEGRRLLDV, via the coding sequence TTGTACGAAGGCGTGGTTCAGGACCTCATCGACGAGTTGGGCAGGCTGCCCGGCGTCGGTCCCAAGAGCGCGCAGCGGATCGCCTTCCACATCCTGCAGGCCGAGCCGACCGATGTGCGCCGCCTCGCCCATGCCCTCCTGGAGGTCAAGGACAAGGTCCGGTTCTGTTCGGTCTGCGGCAACGTCGCCCAGCAGGAGCAGTGCAACATCTGCCGGGACGCGCGCCGGGACCCGTCGGTGATCTGTGTGGTCGAGGAGCCGAAGGACGTCGTCGCGATCGAGCGGACCCGTGAGTTCCGGGGCCGGTACCACGTGCTCGGCGGCGCGATCAGCCCGATCGAGGGCGTCGGCCCGGACGATCTGCGCATCCGCGAGCTGCTCGCCCGCCTCGCCGACGGCTCGATCACGGAACTGATCCTGGCGACCGACCCCAACCTGGAGGGCGAGGCCACCGCGACGTACCTGGCGCGGATGGTCAAGCCGATGGGCCTGCGGGTCACCAGACTGGCCAGCGGCCTGCCGGTCGGCGGCGACCTGGAGTACGCGGACGAGGTCACCCTGGGCCGCGCCTTCGAGGGGAGGCGCCTGCTCGATGTGTGA
- a CDS encoding aspartate kinase: protein MGLVVQKYGGSSVADAEGIKRVAKRIVDAKKNGNQVVVVVSAMGDTTDELIDLAEQVSPIPAGREFDMLLTAGERISMALLAMAIKNLGHEAQSFTGSQAGVITDSVHNKARIIDVTPGRIRTALDEGNIAIVAGFQGVSQDKKDITTLGRGGSDTTAVALAAALDAEVCEIYTDVDGVFTADPRVVKKARKIDWISFEDMLELAASGSKVLLHRCVEYARRYNIPIHVRSSFSGLRGTWVSNEPQGDQKVEHAIISGVAHDVSEAKITVVGVPDKPGEAAAIFRTIANAEINIDMVVQNVSAASTGLTDISFTLPKAEGRKAIDALERNRGTIGFESLRYDDQIAKISLVGAGMKTNPGVTAGFFEALSDAGVNIELISTSEIRISVVTRADDVMEAVRAVHTAFGLDSDSDEAVVYGGTGR from the coding sequence GTGGGCCTTGTCGTGCAGAAGTACGGAGGCTCCTCCGTAGCCGATGCCGAAGGCATCAAGCGCGTCGCCAAGCGAATCGTCGATGCCAAGAAGAACGGCAACCAGGTGGTTGTCGTGGTGTCAGCGATGGGCGACACGACGGACGAGTTGATCGATCTCGCCGAGCAGGTATCCCCGATCCCTGCCGGGCGTGAGTTCGACATGCTGCTGACCGCCGGGGAGCGGATCTCCATGGCCCTGCTGGCGATGGCGATCAAAAACCTGGGCCACGAGGCCCAGTCGTTCACCGGTAGCCAGGCAGGCGTCATCACCGACTCGGTCCACAACAAAGCGCGCATCATCGATGTGACGCCGGGCCGTATCCGTACGGCGCTGGACGAGGGGAACATCGCGATCGTCGCGGGGTTCCAGGGTGTGTCCCAGGACAAGAAGGACATCACCACCCTCGGCCGCGGCGGGTCCGACACCACCGCCGTCGCGCTCGCGGCCGCGCTGGACGCCGAGGTCTGTGAGATCTACACCGATGTGGACGGTGTCTTCACCGCCGACCCGCGGGTCGTGAAGAAGGCCCGGAAGATCGACTGGATCTCCTTCGAGGACATGCTGGAGCTGGCCGCGTCCGGCTCCAAGGTGCTGCTGCACCGGTGCGTGGAGTACGCACGCCGCTACAACATTCCGATCCACGTCCGCTCGTCCTTCTCCGGACTGCGCGGAACCTGGGTCAGCAACGAGCCGCAAGGGGACCAGAAGGTGGAGCACGCGATCATCTCCGGAGTCGCCCATGACGTCTCCGAGGCCAAGATCACCGTCGTCGGCGTGCCCGACAAGCCGGGCGAGGCCGCCGCGATCTTCCGCACCATCGCGAACGCGGAGATCAACATCGACATGGTGGTGCAGAACGTCTCCGCCGCGTCGACCGGTCTGACCGACATCTCGTTCACGCTGCCGAAGGCCGAGGGCCGCAAGGCCATCGACGCACTGGAGCGCAACCGCGGCACCATCGGCTTCGAGTCGCTGCGCTACGACGACCAGATCGCGAAGATCTCCCTGGTCGGCGCCGGCATGAAGACCAACCCGGGAGTCACGGCGGGCTTCTTCGAGGCGCTGTCGGACGCCGGTGTGAACATCGAGCTGATCTCGACGTCCGAGATCCGCATCTCGGTGGTCACCCGCGCCGACGACGTCATGGAGGCCGTGCGCGCCGTGCACACCGCCTTCGGTCTGGACAGCGACTCCGACGAAGCCGTCGTCTACGGGGGCACCGGCCGATGA